One genomic region from Kamptonema formosum PCC 6407 encodes:
- a CDS encoding response regulator transcription factor — MTKKILIVDDEPHLRMLLEQTLEELEDEGVELLTAENGEIALATIQLEKPNLVFLDVMMPKMSGFDVCNQVKNVLKLTEVYIIMLTAKGQEFDKKKAEEMGADLYFTKPFDPDEVLQKAQEILGV; from the coding sequence ATGACTAAAAAAATCCTAATTGTGGATGATGAGCCTCATCTCAGGATGCTGTTAGAACAAACTTTAGAGGAACTAGAAGATGAAGGAGTCGAGTTGCTAACTGCGGAGAATGGTGAGATAGCCTTAGCAACAATCCAGTTAGAAAAACCAAATCTAGTTTTTCTCGATGTAATGATGCCAAAGATGAGCGGATTTGATGTCTGCAATCAAGTCAAAAATGTCCTGAAACTCACAGAGGTTTATATTATTATGCTCACAGCTAAGGGTCAAGAATTTGATAAGAAGAAAGCTGAGGAAATGGGGGCTGATTTGTACTTCACTAAGCCTTTCGATCCTGATGAAGTGTTACAAAAAGCTCAAGAAATTTTAGGGGTTTGA
- a CDS encoding WG repeat-containing protein, with protein sequence MGYIDQKGKMVIEPHFDYAGSFSEGLAIIKIKEKWGSINRKGKMVIEPQFDNASYFSEGLADVRIDGHSGYIDPTGRLAIKAKFDSTFPFIQGLAQVRVGDREGYIDPSGKYVWNSQKKKSSRLRRK encoded by the coding sequence ATGGGTTATATCGACCAAAAGGGTAAGATGGTAATTGAGCCGCATTTTGATTACGCTGGTTCTTTCTCTGAAGGGTTAGCTATTATAAAAATTAAAGAAAAGTGGGGCTCTATCAACCGCAAGGGAAAAATGGTAATTGAGCCACAGTTTGATAATGCTAGTTATTTCTCCGAAGGATTGGCTGATGTAAGAATTGACGGGCATTCGGGCTATATCGACCCGACCGGAAGGCTAGCGATCAAAGCAAAGTTTGATTCCACTTTTCCCTTCATTCAAGGGCTGGCACAGGTACGAGTTGGCGATCGGGAGGGATATATTGACCCAAGTGGAAAGTATGTATGGAACTCTCAAAAGAAGAAATCCTCTCGCTTGCGCCGGAAGTGA
- a CDS encoding vWA domain-containing protein, with the protein MARQAKQASQVKPQNSSSPAISNTRTKFTLYNFAGSEKAFYLVDRINLERKPDDIPEKSVAHNIIIIDRSGSMYYDLEPLKDTLIKLLTLDEYNNYQLLISLISYASHGDVTCHFQRIPIQEVMQLNSSYIQEIKKIKTGSFTGMSQSMKLAKSLIKEGELTAINLHTDGYANDPSANSEAAALERICEELKGMDVFANTISYSSADFKLLSKIANTLSGNCIRAGEVKMVYDALYDTAKLLGGSVAPPLEEPLIKEYDYQVFVSKNAKKVNGSSTTLKICGLKADDEGLFYKYQKVSKEEYDKLDIPVAQTDESVFAFAKANLANGNLNTAKYATASTFDATLTERHAKALTNAAIADFTEDLEQAIFEPNVLASHEIGDRVKVSDKITLLELIEILKEHSNSIIINLKHLQKNYQRKGLKRIEGKRDENGNLVKPWLKTEFLDGGEYVRMGSFAINQNTATINMLITRKVKLVKVEDGTQIDEVAGILVNDINTFNNYTIVSDGEVNVKSLRIKISSKAVFDLLKQRGLIEKDGLPADEFDFRSEYDLKLDSLPLVPFDGRYSSLNGVFEELAKIKVVSSILSAHLKAESETYTAEQLEELKQHYLSKSLYINFPTTTEYTDLKDAIANGSVDSRVSFKIDIGSKDILNFGKFHSANKFLDRLYEVYHQDTGEKLDKPTFDAILEQSVIFGHKTLSSRTKVTKVDDLMKLIFDDFLGLENNGIVTDILSKVGADSLLRLLQAKWKGEEVKREEFVVALASANERLEAYAEKVYSEKVSPLVFYIGSTGLIPDEMEAKAATANEIGAKYGNLQFSKDEQEGMFFEVGDCIISVYAKNEYFTVGK; encoded by the coding sequence ATGGCACGGCAAGCAAAACAAGCATCCCAAGTCAAACCTCAAAATTCCAGCAGTCCAGCAATCTCCAATACTCGCACCAAATTTACTCTCTACAATTTTGCTGGTAGCGAAAAAGCATTCTATCTAGTTGACCGCATTAATTTAGAAAGAAAGCCTGACGATATCCCTGAAAAATCAGTTGCTCATAACATTATCATCATCGATCGTTCCGGCTCTATGTATTATGACTTAGAGCCGCTAAAAGACACGCTCATTAAGCTTTTGACCTTAGATGAATACAATAATTATCAGCTACTTATTAGCTTGATTTCCTATGCCTCTCATGGGGATGTAACTTGTCATTTTCAACGCATTCCGATTCAAGAAGTAATGCAGCTTAACTCATCGTACATTCAGGAAATCAAGAAAATCAAGACTGGATCGTTTACGGGAATGTCTCAGTCGATGAAACTAGCTAAATCTTTGATTAAAGAGGGTGAACTGACTGCCATTAATTTACATACAGATGGCTATGCTAACGATCCGAGTGCGAATTCAGAAGCCGCAGCCTTAGAAAGAATTTGCGAAGAATTGAAAGGCATGGATGTCTTTGCTAACACGATCTCCTATTCCAGTGCTGACTTTAAATTACTCTCCAAAATTGCCAACACCTTATCAGGTAATTGTATCAGAGCAGGGGAAGTCAAAATGGTTTATGATGCTCTTTACGATACAGCCAAACTGTTAGGTGGTAGCGTTGCACCACCGCTGGAAGAACCATTAATTAAGGAATACGATTATCAAGTTTTCGTCTCCAAGAATGCGAAAAAAGTCAACGGTTCATCAACCACTCTGAAAATTTGCGGACTCAAAGCAGACGATGAGGGACTGTTTTACAAATATCAGAAAGTCAGCAAAGAGGAGTATGATAAATTAGATATTCCCGTTGCTCAAACAGATGAATCAGTGTTTGCTTTTGCGAAGGCTAACTTGGCGAATGGCAATTTGAATACTGCTAAGTATGCAACAGCGAGTACCTTTGATGCTACCTTAACAGAAAGACACGCTAAGGCTTTAACAAATGCAGCAATAGCTGACTTTACTGAAGACTTAGAACAGGCTATTTTTGAGCCAAATGTGTTGGCTAGTCACGAAATTGGCGATCGCGTAAAAGTCAGCGATAAAATTACCTTGCTGGAGTTGATCGAGATATTGAAGGAACACAGCAACAGTATTATTATCAATCTCAAACACTTGCAGAAAAATTATCAACGCAAAGGTTTAAAACGCATTGAAGGGAAGCGAGATGAAAATGGCAACTTGGTCAAACCTTGGCTTAAAACTGAATTTTTAGATGGTGGTGAGTACGTGCGGATGGGTTCATTTGCTATCAATCAAAATACCGCAACCATCAATATGTTGATAACCAGGAAAGTTAAGCTGGTAAAAGTTGAGGATGGCACTCAGATCGATGAAGTAGCGGGAATTTTGGTTAACGACATCAATACTTTCAACAATTATACGATTGTTAGCGACGGCGAAGTGAATGTTAAGTCACTCCGCATTAAAATCAGTAGCAAAGCCGTCTTTGATTTGCTAAAACAGCGCGGTTTAATTGAAAAAGATGGTTTGCCTGCTGATGAATTTGATTTCCGTTCCGAGTACGATCTCAAGTTAGATAGTTTGCCGCTTGTACCTTTTGATGGACGTTACAGTAGTCTGAATGGCGTGTTTGAGGAATTGGCAAAAATTAAAGTTGTTTCCAGTATTTTATCTGCTCATTTGAAGGCAGAATCGGAGACTTACACGGCGGAACAATTGGAGGAATTGAAACAGCATTATCTGTCAAAAAGCCTCTACATCAATTTTCCCACTACGACGGAATACACCGATTTAAAGGATGCGATCGCCAATGGTTCAGTAGATTCGCGAGTTAGTTTCAAAATCGACATTGGTAGCAAAGATATCCTCAATTTTGGCAAATTCCACTCGGCTAACAAGTTCCTGGATCGCCTCTATGAGGTTTATCATCAAGATACTGGGGAAAAGTTGGATAAACCAACCTTTGATGCTATCTTAGAGCAGTCGGTAATTTTTGGACATAAGACTCTTTCATCACGTACTAAAGTTACTAAGGTTGATGACTTGATGAAGCTGATTTTTGATGACTTTTTAGGGTTGGAAAATAACGGAATTGTTACAGATATTTTGTCTAAGGTGGGTGCAGATAGTTTGCTGCGACTTTTGCAAGCGAAATGGAAGGGAGAGGAGGTAAAGCGAGAGGAGTTTGTTGTAGCTTTAGCTAGTGCAAATGAGCGATTGGAAGCTTATGCTGAAAAGGTGTATAGCGAGAAGGTTTCGCCGTTAGTTTTTTATATAGGTTCGACTGGATTGATACCCGATGAAATGGAGGCTAAGGCTGCTACTGCTAATGAAATTGGTGCTAAGTATGGGAATTTGCAATTCTCTAAAGATGAGCAAGAGGGGATGTTTTTTGAAGTGGGAGATTGCATTATTAGTGTGTATGCTAAAAATGAGTATTTCACGGTAGGGAAGTGA
- a CDS encoding CapA family protein: protein MRLAAREVKVSDRGVKETKVVVYIENLSQPSIFELARSGDNQALNYWIDSLLRPEGIYARVEAAQAGCLQILVEFQREFAADSLIVNTLRERLVKFICHQIWRLNSPAVEGVRVVARLAGTPDILWKQSVRIVTPAIRDRKRYRSLETLEWVKFKTLRSLFLMGSAVASFIIGCWVSYHEANAMRPIDLASQQQALVTSAISPKRLETVQAALEIVPVVEHKQVLNPNDPTVTLMFGGDVNLSDELTQVAGKDYGWAFAGLEEYLQADLAMVNLENPLTNFTGRRQNKQINFKADPEAVKVLTAGGVDIVTLANNHTMDFEEPGLVETIETLDRAGIHHLGAGRDAKEARRPEIIEVKGQRIAYLGYYDADINAAGEGKAGTNSRHNQRIAEDIRAIRDQVDWVIVNYHWGAELADYPGDWQIDLARFTIDQGADLVVGHHPHVLQGAEIYKGRPIAYSLGDFIFGGNARSNYDTAVLKVSLKGRNMKVEFLPVEVTKYQPKVVKGEKGEQILKHVEQISSIFDNPMRSPVVLDAPILGGRKENRKIEPILTPQSPVPSPEPPIPSPESLDPKPETREGEKDFTPEVPIKSSPLSPSLPNLPKQPSNSSFFDRESTPSEESSPPPSNELPPRLQLNPPKNRIEETDPFIKDSFIKDPFISPPAPNSGATPTPHSYLAPSLAPSFQLIPRERVESVVVAGGRMESDRRKILELPPVEVNNS, encoded by the coding sequence TTGCGGTTGGCAGCAAGAGAGGTTAAAGTAAGCGATCGCGGTGTTAAGGAGACTAAAGTAGTGGTTTATATAGAAAATTTGTCTCAACCTTCTATTTTTGAACTAGCACGTTCCGGTGACAATCAAGCCCTAAATTACTGGATTGACAGCCTGCTAAGGCCCGAAGGCATCTATGCCCGCGTAGAAGCTGCTCAAGCCGGTTGTCTGCAAATCCTAGTCGAATTTCAGCGTGAATTTGCAGCCGATTCACTGATAGTCAATACCCTGCGGGAACGGTTAGTTAAATTCATCTGCCACCAAATCTGGAGGCTGAATTCCCCAGCAGTAGAAGGCGTGCGAGTTGTAGCCCGCTTAGCCGGCACTCCCGATATCCTGTGGAAACAGTCAGTACGGATAGTAACTCCTGCCATCCGCGATCGCAAACGCTATCGTTCCTTGGAGACCCTCGAATGGGTTAAATTTAAAACACTTCGCTCCCTATTTTTGATGGGGTCAGCCGTTGCATCCTTCATCATCGGGTGCTGGGTAAGCTACCACGAAGCTAATGCCATGCGGCCAATTGATTTGGCCTCACAACAGCAAGCTTTAGTGACATCAGCAATCTCACCCAAACGCCTAGAAACAGTTCAAGCAGCATTAGAAATAGTGCCAGTAGTAGAGCACAAACAGGTACTCAACCCCAATGACCCAACAGTAACGCTAATGTTCGGCGGCGATGTCAATCTGTCTGACGAATTGACACAAGTTGCAGGCAAAGATTACGGATGGGCCTTCGCCGGCTTAGAGGAGTACCTACAAGCAGACTTAGCGATGGTAAACCTGGAAAATCCCCTGACGAATTTTACCGGCCGTCGCCAGAATAAACAAATTAATTTTAAAGCCGATCCAGAGGCAGTAAAAGTATTAACAGCAGGGGGAGTAGATATTGTCACTTTGGCCAATAATCATACTATGGACTTCGAGGAACCAGGACTGGTGGAAACCATAGAAACATTAGATCGAGCAGGCATTCACCATTTAGGGGCCGGTAGAGATGCCAAAGAAGCACGACGACCTGAGATTATTGAAGTTAAAGGTCAGCGCATCGCTTATCTAGGTTACTACGATGCCGATATTAACGCTGCCGGAGAAGGGAAAGCGGGAACAAATTCCCGTCATAATCAACGGATAGCAGAAGATATCCGAGCGATTCGCGATCAAGTAGACTGGGTGATCGTAAATTATCATTGGGGTGCAGAATTAGCCGACTATCCGGGAGACTGGCAAATCGATTTGGCTCGCTTCACAATTGACCAGGGTGCAGATTTGGTGGTAGGCCACCACCCCCATGTTTTACAGGGGGCAGAAATTTACAAAGGCCGACCGATTGCTTATTCTTTGGGAGACTTTATTTTTGGAGGGAATGCCCGCAGTAATTACGATACAGCGGTGCTCAAAGTGTCTCTAAAAGGGAGAAATATGAAAGTTGAGTTTCTACCAGTGGAGGTGACAAAGTATCAGCCAAAAGTTGTTAAAGGAGAAAAGGGAGAGCAAATTCTCAAGCACGTAGAGCAAATTTCGAGTATTTTTGACAACCCAATGCGATCGCCTGTAGTTTTGGATGCTCCAATTCTAGGCGGCAGAAAGGAAAATAGAAAGATAGAACCCATCCTCACTCCCCAGTCCCCAGTCCCCAGTCCCGAACCCCCAATTCCCAGTCCCGAATCTTTAGACCCTAAACCCGAAACTAGAGAAGGCGAAAAGGACTTCACCCCGGAGGTACCGATTAAATCTAGTCCGCTGTCGCCAAGTTTGCCTAACTTACCCAAACAGCCTAGTAATTCTTCCTTTTTCGATCGCGAGTCAACTCCTAGTGAAGAATCTAGCCCACCTCCCAGTAACGAATTGCCTCCCCGCTTGCAATTAAATCCGCCCAAAAATCGAATTGAGGAAACAGATCCGTTTATTAAAGACTCATTTATTAAAGACCCATTTATTTCCCCCCCGGCCCCGAATTCAGGGGCGACGCCCACTCCTCACAGCTATCTGGCCCCCAGTTTAGCTCCTTCGTTCCAACTTATCCCTAGAGAGCGGGTAGAGAGTGTGGTAGTAGCAGGGGGTAGGATGGAAAGCGATCGCCGCAAAATACTGGAGTTGCCGCCTGTAGAGGTTAATAATAGCTAA
- a CDS encoding adenylate/guanylate cyclase domain-containing protein: MSQISLKRLVSQKEALYLIHTLLSVIDTRISIQTVDGRLLMGDSSQSQSQYPVEVDGEVIGWVLGEPKAAAIASLLTYLAAQELEKKTLAKEVLDKYREINLFYALSEKLTACLDVLEIAKLVILEAQKLIQATNVSVMLLDPQSQKLEIAVADGKESKTKMQLSPGIGIAGSVLLNNKAEIVNNVWNDPRFVAGENSIISLICVPLKTQNGCLGVINISSEEPANYKAQDLKFATSLASIAAAAIENAMLHKNKLQEKRIKSQLERYIPPQLVNAIITAKEGDISLAPAKKSIAILFSDIRNFTTKCEELPPEMIVGYLNEYFTHMVDVIFSHEGTVNKFVGDMIVAMFGAPAKLIDNEKQAIAAAIGMQLRLRNIPVDWIKENFLTGIGISSGEVVIGNIGSPQHLDYTAIGDEVNLASRLQGIAQGGQILVSSSVYEATKGFFTYREVGNITVKGKRKSVDVFEVIY; this comes from the coding sequence ATGAGCCAAATTAGCCTTAAACGCCTTGTTTCTCAAAAAGAAGCATTATATCTAATTCATACTCTCCTCAGTGTGATAGATACGCGAATCAGTATTCAGACTGTTGACGGTAGATTATTAATGGGCGACTCTAGTCAGAGTCAATCTCAATATCCTGTGGAAGTGGATGGAGAGGTAATTGGATGGGTGTTAGGAGAGCCAAAAGCTGCTGCTATCGCTTCTTTACTAACCTATTTGGCAGCTCAAGAATTGGAAAAAAAGACTTTAGCAAAAGAAGTATTAGATAAATATCGAGAAATTAATCTTTTTTACGCTCTTTCCGAGAAGTTGACGGCTTGTTTAGATGTGCTAGAAATCGCTAAATTAGTAATTCTTGAAGCTCAAAAACTGATTCAGGCTACCAACGTTTCTGTAATGTTACTCGATCCTCAAAGCCAAAAACTGGAGATCGCTGTCGCTGATGGCAAAGAGTCAAAAACTAAAATGCAGTTGTCTCCTGGTATAGGGATTGCTGGCAGCGTACTTTTAAACAATAAAGCGGAAATAGTTAATAATGTTTGGAACGATCCGCGCTTTGTAGCGGGTGAAAATTCTATTATTTCTTTGATCTGTGTCCCACTTAAAACTCAGAATGGCTGCCTCGGTGTGATTAATATTAGTAGCGAAGAACCTGCGAATTACAAAGCCCAAGATTTGAAATTTGCCACGAGTCTTGCTTCCATAGCAGCGGCAGCGATTGAGAATGCTATGCTCCATAAAAATAAGCTGCAAGAAAAGCGGATTAAAAGCCAATTGGAACGCTACATTCCGCCGCAATTAGTAAATGCAATTATTACCGCAAAAGAAGGTGATATCTCTTTGGCTCCGGCGAAGAAAAGCATAGCTATTTTATTTTCAGATATTAGAAATTTTACTACTAAATGTGAGGAATTACCTCCCGAAATGATTGTGGGATACTTGAACGAATATTTTACCCACATGGTAGATGTGATTTTTAGCCATGAAGGGACTGTGAATAAGTTTGTGGGGGATATGATTGTGGCAATGTTTGGCGCACCTGCTAAACTGATAGATAATGAGAAGCAGGCGATAGCGGCCGCGATTGGAATGCAATTGAGGTTAAGAAATATTCCTGTTGACTGGATTAAAGAAAATTTCCTCACGGGTATTGGCATTAGTTCTGGCGAGGTAGTTATTGGTAACATCGGATCGCCGCAACACCTTGACTATACTGCAATTGGCGATGAAGTAAATTTGGCATCGCGGCTGCAAGGCATCGCTCAAGGGGGACAGATCCTTGTCAGTAGCAGTGTCTATGAAGCTACTAAGGGCTTTTTTACCTATCGCGAAGTTGGAAACATCACGGTTAAAGGAAAACGCAAAAGTGTAGACGTTTTTGAGGTAATATATTAG
- a CDS encoding response regulator, with the protein MGISEADQPKVFEKFKQVGETLTDKPKGTGLGLPICKQIIEHHGGKIWVESELGKGSNFSFILPLKPAEEAESSLKKLDMTTFLKQLRDRVSNATLGGNEQKKTILVVDDEANLRQLLRQQLEAEGYIVKEAKDGKEAVVMAKQELPDLIILDVMMPEMNGFDVAAILRNDPMTMSIPIVINSGIEDKERGYRIGVDRYFVKSSDSEPMLQEIGWLLSQGSSKKKVLIVDENVSEVRSLADVLKARGYSVTEALTGEEFRNKAMSVKPDLIIANADVWQKSEILQALRFEKDLENTFFLMLGENKGDTIQIDIKTNEPN; encoded by the coding sequence ATGGGAATCAGCGAAGCCGATCAACCAAAAGTATTTGAAAAGTTTAAGCAAGTCGGTGAAACCTTAACAGATAAACCTAAAGGTACTGGTCTAGGCCTGCCGATTTGTAAGCAAATTATAGAGCATCATGGCGGCAAAATTTGGGTAGAAAGTGAGTTGGGTAAGGGCAGTAATTTCTCGTTTATATTGCCCTTAAAGCCAGCAGAAGAAGCAGAATCGAGCCTCAAGAAGCTAGACATGACTACCTTCCTTAAACAGTTGAGAGATCGTGTTTCTAATGCTACACTGGGTGGCAATGAACAGAAGAAAACTATTCTAGTTGTGGATGATGAGGCTAACCTCCGTCAACTACTAAGACAACAATTAGAGGCAGAAGGTTACATCGTCAAGGAAGCAAAAGACGGTAAGGAAGCAGTAGTCATGGCTAAACAGGAACTACCAGACTTAATTATTTTAGATGTGATGATGCCGGAAATGAATGGTTTCGATGTGGCAGCTATTCTCAGAAACGATCCGATGACCATGAGCATTCCTATTGTTATTAATTCTGGTATTGAAGATAAAGAAAGAGGTTATCGTATTGGAGTGGATCGCTATTTTGTGAAGTCCAGTGATTCAGAACCTATGCTTCAAGAAATTGGCTGGCTGCTATCTCAAGGCTCTTCCAAAAAGAAAGTTTTAATTGTGGATGAAAATGTGTCAGAAGTCAGAAGTTTAGCCGATGTATTGAAAGCGAGAGGTTACAGCGTGACAGAAGCTCTTACGGGTGAAGAGTTCAGGAATAAGGCGATGTCTGTAAAACCAGATTTAATTATTGCTAATGCTGATGTTTGGCAAAAATCTGAGATTTTGCAAGCTCTGAGATTTGAAAAAGATTTAGAAAATACTTTCTTCCTGATGCTAGGAGAAAATAAAGGAGATACTATACAGATAGATATAAAAACAAATGAGCCAAATTAG
- a CDS encoding transposase, which yields MVTAPRRATPTVKFIDDYCQNYEHLFSDVRNYEAFKLLHLGLLSELHRKSLPRIAPSVGLSNSQSLHHFLSDSSYSCQSVRQMRLGIILQLIGDQKIVLCIDETGDIKKGHATDYVAKQYLFLFQVC from the coding sequence ATGGTTACAGCACCTCGTCGGGCCACACCGACAGTGAAATTCATTGATGACTATTGCCAAAACTATGAACACCTTTTTTCCGATGTCAGAAATTATGAAGCCTTCAAACTGTTACATCTAGGACTGCTATCAGAATTGCATCGCAAATCATTACCGCGCATTGCCCCTTCGGTTGGGTTATCTAATAGCCAAAGCTTACATCATTTTTTAAGCGATTCGAGCTATTCTTGCCAATCAGTAAGACAGATGCGATTAGGTATAATTCTCCAGTTAATCGGAGACCAAAAAATTGTCCTCTGTATTGATGAAACAGGAGATATAAAAAAAGGTCATGCTACGGACTATGTGGCTAAACAATACCTTTTCCTGTTCCAAGTTTGTTGA
- a CDS encoding aldose epimerase family protein, with protein MFAIALEQKQYKTYTLSDKAANSSLDVVPERGGIATRWRVQGEEILYLDKERFANPELTVRGGIPILFPICGNLPDNTYTYNGVERKLKQHGFARDLPWEVAEQVTVDRAAITLVLNSNDLTRAVYPFDFQLAFTYQIKGNALEIFQRYTNLSAEVMPFSSGFHPYFFAPDKNKLRFEIPGMQYRDQRTQELDYFTGIFDPTLDEIDVAFEQLTGLAATATDKSRGLRLILSYNSSYGSLVFWTLKDKDFYCLEPWTAPRNALNTGAHLIKLKPGASCEMLVRMTASFF; from the coding sequence GTGTTTGCGATCGCGCTCGAACAGAAGCAATACAAAACCTACACCCTCTCCGACAAAGCAGCTAACTCTAGTTTAGATGTTGTACCCGAGCGGGGCGGCATCGCTACTCGCTGGCGGGTTCAAGGTGAAGAAATCCTCTATTTAGACAAGGAACGATTCGCTAATCCTGAATTGACAGTACGCGGCGGCATTCCCATCCTGTTTCCCATCTGCGGCAATTTGCCCGATAATACTTATACCTATAACGGCGTTGAGCGAAAACTCAAACAGCATGGTTTTGCTCGTGACTTACCTTGGGAAGTAGCAGAGCAAGTGACTGTCGATCGCGCTGCGATTACTCTGGTACTTAATAGTAATGACTTGACGCGGGCAGTTTACCCTTTTGACTTTCAACTGGCTTTTACTTATCAGATTAAAGGCAACGCTTTAGAAATTTTCCAGCGTTATACTAATCTCTCCGCAGAAGTCATGCCTTTTTCTAGCGGTTTCCACCCTTACTTTTTCGCTCCCGACAAGAATAAGCTGCGTTTTGAAATACCGGGGATGCAGTATCGGGATCAGAGAACTCAAGAGCTGGATTATTTTACTGGGATTTTTGACCCCACGTTAGATGAAATTGATGTCGCTTTTGAACAGTTAACGGGCTTAGCTGCTACGGCAACAGACAAAAGTCGAGGTTTGCGCCTGATTCTAAGTTATAATTCTAGTTATGGTAGCTTGGTGTTCTGGACGTTGAAGGATAAGGACTTTTACTGTTTGGAACCTTGGACGGCCCCTAGAAATGCTCTTAATACGGGAGCTCATCTGATCAAACTCAAGCCTGGAGCGAGTTGTGAGATGTTGGTACGAATGACGGCAAGTTTTTTTTGA